In Aureibaculum algae, the following are encoded in one genomic region:
- a CDS encoding LysR family transcriptional regulator, which yields MTITQLTYVLAVAEHKNFTLASEKCFVTQPTLSMQIQKLEDELDVIIFNRKKKPIELTPIGEKIIEQAKVIVNESNRITDIVDQQKGFIGGEFKLGIIPTVMPTLLPLFLRTFLKKYPKINLVIEELTTEEIIKKLSDGHLDAGIAATPLEIASIKERPLYYEPFVGFLGSNHRLSNITELSVEDLDIDDILLLEDGHCFKDNILNLCNSLKKEDPHHFRLESGSFDTLIKLTKEGLGMTLLPYLHTQDLNENDKKLVKSFKNPTPSREISIIYHKSQLKIQLIDALKEVIDGIIRGVIAFNDVKIISPLKR from the coding sequence ATGACTATTACTCAACTCACCTACGTACTTGCTGTTGCAGAACACAAAAACTTCACCTTGGCTTCCGAAAAATGTTTTGTAACTCAGCCAACCTTAAGTATGCAAATACAGAAGTTAGAAGATGAGTTAGATGTTATTATTTTTAATCGAAAAAAGAAACCAATTGAACTTACCCCAATTGGTGAGAAAATAATTGAACAAGCGAAAGTTATTGTTAATGAAAGTAATAGAATTACTGATATTGTAGATCAACAGAAAGGATTTATAGGAGGGGAATTTAAATTGGGCATAATACCAACAGTAATGCCAACATTGCTCCCCTTATTTTTAAGAACATTTTTAAAAAAATATCCTAAAATTAATTTGGTTATTGAAGAGCTAACCACTGAAGAAATTATTAAAAAACTATCTGACGGTCATTTAGATGCAGGGATTGCTGCCACTCCGTTAGAAATTGCTTCTATTAAAGAACGACCGCTGTATTACGAGCCATTTGTAGGCTTTTTAGGTAGTAACCATCGTCTTTCTAATATAACAGAATTATCAGTTGAAGATTTGGATATTGACGATATATTATTGCTAGAGGACGGACATTGTTTTAAAGACAATATTCTTAACTTATGCAATAGTTTGAAAAAAGAAGATCCGCATCATTTTAGATTAGAAAGTGGGAGCTTTGACACTTTGATAAAATTGACAAAAGAAGGATTGGGTATGACACTACTACCCTACTTACACACCCAAGACTTAAATGAAAATGATAAAAAATTAGTAAAATCGTTTAAAAACCCTACTCCTTCTCGAGAAATAAGTATTATCTATCATAAGTCACAATTAAAAATACAATTAATTGATGCCTTAAAAGAAGTAATTGATGGTATAATTAGAGGTGTTATTGCCTTTAATGATGTTAAAATAATAAGTCCACTTAAAAGATAA
- a CDS encoding type I phosphomannose isomerase catalytic subunit: MSIQYPLKFEPILKERIWGGKKLHSVLNKVTDKENIGESWELSDVKGDVSIVANGKYKGKSLEFLITEYKDTLLGKKVYKNFGNNFPLLIKFIDAKEALSIQLHPNDALAKKRHNSFGKTEMWYVMQADKAANLIVGFQKDSNKEEYLKHLENKSLLEILNVDEVEKGDVYFIPTGRIHAIGAGVLLAEIQQTSDVTYRIYDWDRKDDQGNGRELHTELALDAIDYTAIDKYKSDYTPEVNASKNIVDCQYFTTNIIELDGTISIDNSDKDSFVIYMAVDGNVTISYNDDKEIQLNKGETILMPACLSKYVLKSEEKSEVLEVYIK; this comes from the coding sequence ATGAGCATACAATATCCATTAAAATTTGAACCTATTCTAAAAGAGAGAATTTGGGGAGGTAAAAAACTACATAGTGTCCTAAATAAAGTTACTGATAAAGAAAATATAGGTGAAAGTTGGGAGTTGTCTGATGTAAAAGGAGATGTTTCTATAGTAGCTAATGGTAAATATAAAGGTAAATCTTTAGAATTTCTTATCACTGAATATAAAGACACGTTACTGGGTAAAAAAGTATATAAAAATTTTGGAAATAATTTTCCACTATTGATAAAATTTATTGACGCGAAAGAGGCATTAAGTATACAATTACATCCCAATGACGCGTTGGCAAAAAAACGTCATAATTCTTTTGGTAAAACGGAGATGTGGTATGTAATGCAAGCGGATAAAGCGGCTAATTTAATTGTGGGTTTTCAAAAAGATTCTAACAAGGAGGAGTATCTAAAACATTTAGAAAATAAGTCATTATTAGAAATTCTTAATGTCGATGAAGTTGAAAAAGGGGATGTCTATTTTATCCCTACAGGTAGAATTCATGCGATTGGTGCAGGGGTATTATTGGCAGAAATTCAACAAACTAGTGATGTTACCTATAGAATCTATGATTGGGATAGAAAGGACGATCAAGGTAATGGGAGAGAGTTACATACGGAATTGGCATTAGACGCGATAGATTATACTGCCATTGACAAGTATAAATCAGATTACACGCCAGAAGTTAATGCGAGTAAAAATATTGTTGATTGTCAGTATTTTACCACTAATATTATTGAATTAGACGGCACTATTTCAATAGATAATTCAGATAAAGACTCATTTGTTATTTATATGGCTGTAGATGGTAACGTAACCATAAGTTATAACGATGACAAAGAGATTCAATTAAATAAAGGAGAGACAATATTAATGCCGGCTTGTCTTTCTAAATATGTTCTGAAATCAGAAGAGAAATCAGAAGTTTTAGAGGTTTATATAAAATAA
- a CDS encoding peroxiredoxin has translation MKLKVGDSVPTFTLKDQDNNDVNVANFIGKKAMVIYFYPKDDTPGCTKEACKFRDEFEAFTDLNVKVIGISSDDVESHKKFAEKYRLPFTLLADTENQIRKLFGVPKSMLGLIPGRVTYIINKKGKIIHIFNSQFGAEKHITEALLKLKEI, from the coding sequence ATGAAATTGAAAGTAGGAGACTCCGTTCCAACATTTACTTTAAAAGACCAAGATAATAATGACGTTAATGTTGCCAATTTTATTGGTAAAAAAGCAATGGTCATTTATTTTTATCCTAAAGACGATACGCCAGGTTGTACAAAAGAAGCCTGCAAATTTCGAGATGAGTTTGAGGCTTTTACAGATTTAAATGTAAAAGTAATTGGTATCAGTTCTGATGATGTTGAATCGCACAAAAAATTTGCTGAAAAATATCGATTGCCTTTTACGCTATTGGCCGATACTGAAAATCAAATAAGAAAGCTTTTTGGAGTGCCTAAGAGTATGTTAGGTTTAATTCCAGGGCGAGTCACGTATATAATTAATAAAAAAGGAAAAATAATTCATATTTTTAATAGTCAGTTTGGAGCTGAAAAACATATCACAGAAGCATTATTAAAACTTAAAGAAATATAA
- a CDS encoding adenosine deaminase, which yields MINYINKLPKAELHLHIEGTLEPELLFTLAERNNIKLKYDSVAQLKLAYQFDCLQDFLDIYYQGASVLITEQDFYDLTYSYLQKCAEQNIRHTEIMFDPQTHTERGVAFETVINGISMACIDAKEKLNVSSLLIMSYLRHLSEDDAFKTLEQSLPFKHLITAVGLDSSEKGNPPSKFKKVFEASIKEGYIPLAHAGEEGPPEYIWEALDVLKIKRIDHGNNCLQDQLLIDEIIKRDMALTVCPLSNTALQVVGDLKNHPLKKMMELGLKVTLNSDDPAYFGGQLNQNFIEVQKALNLTKEDLYELAKNSFQYSLLSDKEKQTNLNELEKYYAN from the coding sequence ATGATTAATTATATAAATAAACTACCCAAGGCAGAGTTACATTTGCATATTGAAGGTACTCTAGAACCTGAATTATTATTTACGCTAGCAGAGCGTAATAACATTAAACTAAAATACGACTCGGTTGCACAATTAAAATTAGCCTATCAATTTGATTGTTTACAAGATTTTTTAGATATCTATTATCAAGGAGCATCTGTTCTTATAACTGAACAAGATTTTTACGATTTAACCTATAGTTATCTTCAAAAGTGTGCTGAACAAAATATTAGACACACTGAGATAATGTTTGATCCGCAAACCCATACAGAACGAGGTGTTGCATTTGAAACCGTTATTAATGGAATTTCAATGGCCTGTATTGATGCCAAAGAAAAACTAAACGTTTCGTCATTATTAATAATGAGTTACTTGAGACATTTATCTGAAGATGATGCATTTAAAACGCTGGAACAATCGTTACCTTTTAAGCACTTAATTACCGCTGTAGGCTTAGACTCTTCCGAAAAAGGGAATCCGCCTTCAAAATTCAAAAAGGTATTTGAAGCCTCAATAAAAGAAGGATATATTCCACTGGCTCATGCCGGAGAGGAAGGTCCTCCCGAATATATTTGGGAAGCACTTGATGTACTAAAAATTAAAAGGATAGATCATGGTAACAATTGTTTACAAGATCAACTTTTAATTGATGAAATTATAAAACGAGATATGGCTTTAACAGTTTGTCCGCTTTCAAATACAGCATTACAAGTAGTGGGTGATTTAAAAAACCATCCTCTAAAAAAGATGATGGAATTAGGATTAAAAGTAACCCTAAATTCTGACGACCCTGCTTATTTTGGTGGACAACTCAATCAGAATTTTATTGAGGTTCAAAAAGCTCTAAACTTAACGAAAGAGGATTTATATGAATTAGCTAAAAATTCATTTCAATATTCATTATTAAGTGACAAGGAGAAGCAAACAAATCTTAACGAATTAGAAAAATATTATGCAAATTAA